GGATCCTGCTGGCCCGGCGGTGCGCCCGCAGAACGGCCGGGAGGATGGACGGCGTGCTGCCTCCCCTCGCCGACGCGCTCGCCGCCGGTCCCGTCGTCCTCGACGGCGGGCTGTCCACCGAGCTGGAGGCCCGCGGGCACGACGTGTCCTCGGCGCTGTGGTCGGCCCGGCTGCTGCGCGACGAGCCCGACGCCGTCGTGGCCGCGCACGCCGCCTTCGCCGCCGCGGGCGCGCAGGTGGCGACGACGGCGAGCTACCAGGCCACCGTCGAGGGCTTCGGCGCCGCCGGGGTCGACCGGGACGAGGCGCTGGCGCTGGTGGCCCGCTCGGTGGAGCTGGCGCGGCGCGGCGCCCCCGGCGGCTGGGTGGCCGGGTCGGTCGGGCCCTACGGCGCGGCGCTGGCCGACGGCTCGGAGTACACCGGCGCCTACGCCGACCCCGGCTGGACCGGACGCGCCGGCGGCGGCCTCACGGTCGCCGAGCTGCGGGCCTTCCACCGGCCGCGGATGGCCGCGCTGGCCGGGGCGGGCGCCGACGTCCTGGCCTGCGAGACGGTGCCCGCCGCCGCGGAGGCCGAGGCGCTGCTGGCCGAGGCCGAGGTGCTCGGCGTCCCGGTGTGGCTGTCGCTGACCACCGTCGTCGACGAGGCGGGGGTCGCGCGCACCCGGCGCGGCGAGCCGGCCGCGGACGTGTTCGCCATGGCCCGCGGCGCCGGTGCCGTGGTGGCCGTCGGCGTCAACTGCACGGACCCGGCGGCGGTGGGCACCGCCCTGGCGGCCGCCGCCGCGGCCGGGACGCCCCTGGTGGCCTATCCGAACAGCGGCGAGAGCTGGGACGCCGGCGCCCGGCGGTGGACGGGGACCGGCGGGGTCGACCCCGCCGCCGCCCAGGGGTGGATGACGGCCGGGGCGCGGCTGGTCGGTGGCTGCTGCCGCGTCGGGCCGGCCGGCATCGCCGCGCTCGCCCGCACGGTCGGGAACCGGGTCGGACGACGTGACCTGGGCCACCGCGGCCTCTGACAGCGCGTCACCGCCACGCGCGCTCCGGCCGGCTCCCCGGCCCCTGCTGTTCGCCCGAACGGGTGACGCCCCGGCACGCTCCCGCAGGACGTGCGTCGCAGACCCCGCGCGCGTCCCCCGCGAGGAAGGACGACCGCTCCGATGCGCAGGACGATCCTCACGACCGCCGCCGCCACCGTCATGGCACTGGGCGCGCTGACACCGTTGTCCGCCGCGGCGGACGACGGTCCTCCGGGCGACCCGGCGGGTGGCGACCCGGTGGGGGCCGAGGGCTGCTCCCCCGAGGGGGCCGACGTGCCCGTCTGCCCGGCCGACGCCCCGGCGGAGACCGCCAGCTTCCTGGACCCGTCCACCGAGGTCGTCGGTGGCCGGCACGTGACCCTGGCCGAGCAGGTCTACGTCGGCCCCTTCGCCCAGCTGGTCGCCTCGGAGGAGGCGCCGATCTCCGTGGGCGCGGAGAGCAACATCCAGGACAACGTCTCCGTCATCGCCTCCCGCGAGCTGGTCGAGGGTCCCCAGGACGGAGCCGAGACCGGCGGGGACGGGGTCGAGATCGCCGACCGCGTCATCCTCGCGCACGGCTCCTCGGTGATCGGTCCGGCCACGGTCGGCGTGGGCGGCGGCGACATCCCGGCCGACCCGGACGACGACCAGGAGGTCTTCCTCTCCTTCGGCAGCCAGGTCGACGGCGCCGTCCTCGAGCGGAACACCGGCATCTCGGCGCTCGGCCGGGTCGGCCCGGGCGTGACCCTGCGCAGCGGCACGCTCGTCCTCCCGGGCAAGAACGTCACCACCCAGGCCGAGGCGGACGACCCGGCGCTGGGCAAGGTGCGCGCGATCACCGAGGCCGACGTCGCGTTCAACGAGGCCGTGATCGAGGTCAACGTCGCCTTCGCCCGCGAGTACACCGAGCTGTACCGCGAGGACCCCGACGCCCTGCACGGCGTGAACGTCGACCCCGGCGGCACGGAGTTCAACCCGGACCGCGACCTGCCCGACTTCGCCGGGGAGGACCTGGCCGTGCCGGGGCACCGCAACCGGGTCATCGGCGAGGTCGACTTCGCCGACCCGTTCAGCCACTTCGACGCCGTCGCCGGTGACGACGTCTCGCTGCGCGCCGACGAGGGCGAGGACTTCAGCGTCGGCCACGTCGAGGGCATGGGCGACGACGTGGTCTTCCACGCACTGGAGGACACCGACCTCGTCGTCGGCGACGACGTGACCTACGGCGCGGGCGTCATCGCCCACGGCGGTGGCCGCGTCGTGGTCGCCGGCCAGCCCGAGGAGCCGACCGTCATCCACGACGGCGTGACCCTCGAGGACGAGGCCGTGGTCTTCCGCAGCACGATCGGCGAGGGGGCCACGATCGGTGAGCGCAGCGCCGTCGTCGGCACCGACCTGCCGCCGGGCACGGTCGTCCCGGACCGCGTGGTCGTCCTCAACGGCGAGGAGTTCGGCGCCGTCGAGTGGTGACGTGCGGCTGACCCCCGGGCGCCCGGCGGGCGCCGCGGCCGCGTTGCTCGTGCTGGCGGTGGCGCTCGCCGGGTGCACGTCCGCGGAGGTCCCGCCGGGGACGGCGTCCCCGACGACCTCCGCGGCCACCTCGTCGGCACCGGCCGGGCCCGCCGTGGCCGGCGAGCCGGTGCGCCTGGTGTCGGCGACGCTCGAGGACACCGTCGTCCCCGCGGACGACGGGCGGATCAGCTGGACCACCACCTGGCGGGCCTGCTTCGCCCCGGCGGAGGGCTCCCCGGCCGAGCTGGCCCGCTGGGAGGCGCGGCTGGTCACGCCGGAGGGCGCCTCACCGCAGCTCGAGGTGCTCCCGGACGGCTGCGTGGACCTCGAGGTCGCCACCGGAGTGAACCCGGCCGACCGGGGGCTGCTCAACCGCGAGATCCAGCTCTCCGACGCCGCCGGCCTGGCCTACCGCGTGCGGGCGGTCGGCGCGGACGGCACGGCCACCCCGTGGACCGGCCCCGTCCGGGTCACCTCGCAGACCCCGGCCTGACCCAGGCACGCCGTCGCGGGGATCAGGGGACCTGATCGTCGCGCGTCCTCCCCCACCGTGCACCGCCGGGGAGGACGCGCTGGGATCAGGTCCCCTGATCGTCGCGGTGCCTCAGAGGATCGGGTTGCCCCCGGTGACGGCGACCCGCGCGCCGGAGACGTAGGAGGCCTCGTCGCCGGCCAGCAGCACGTAGACCGGCGCGAGCTCGGCCGGCTGGGCCGCGCGGCCCATCGGCACCTGCTGACCGAAGCTGGCCACCTTCTCCTCGGGCATGGTCGCGGGGATCAGCGGCGTCCACACCGGGCCGGGCGCGACGCTGTTGGCCCGGATGCCCTTCTCCGCGTACATCTGCGCCAGGCTGGCCGTGAAGTTGGCGATGCCGGCCTTGGTCATCGCGTACGGCGCCAGGCTGGGACTCGGCATGTCCGAGTTCACCGACGACGAGTTGATGATCGACCCACCCGAGGGCATGTGCGGGACGGCGTCCTTGCAGAGGGTGAACATCGCCGTCAGGTTGGTGGCGACGGTGTGGTCCCACTCCTCGTCCGAGACCTCCTCCAGCGTGTCGTGCGACATCTGGAAGGCGGCGTTGTTCACCAGGACGTCGACCTTGCCGAACGCCTCGACCGCGGCGGGGATGATCGTCTTCGCGTGCGCGCGGTCGGAGATGTCCCCGGGGACGAGGACGCACGTGCGGCCGGCCTCGCGCACGTACTTCGCGGTGTCCTCGGCGTCCTCGTGCTCGGACAGGTAGGAGATCAGGACGTCGGCGCCCTCGCGGGCGAAGGCGATCGCGACGGCGCGGCCGATGCCGCTGTCGCCGCCGGTGACGACGGCGGCCTTGCCGGTCAGCCTCCCGGAGCCGCGGTAGCTCTCCTCACCGTGGTCGGGCCTGGGGTCCATCTCCCCCAGCGTCCCGGGCGGGGTCTGCTGCTGCTCGGGCTGGGACTCGGGGCGGGGTGACGACACGGGCTCTCCTCAGGTCGGGTGCGCGCGTCACCGGGGGTCGTCTCCCCCCGTGTCGCGTCGCCGTCCCGCCTACCCGGCTCCGCTCTCGCGGAACCGGCCCGGCCGCCGGCGGCGGTCGGCCGGGTCAGGCCGCCCGCGGGGCCTGCGGCGCCTCGGCCACCGTGGGCAGCGCCCAGCGCATCTCCATGTGCCGGCGACCGTCCCGGTCGACGACGGGGACCCAGCGGACCAGCGGACGTTCCTCGACGCGCATCGTGCAGCCACCTCTCGTTCACCTGCCGTTCACCTTGCCTCAGGGGAACGACAGAAGCGAGCCCCGACCACAGGTGTCGTGACCGGATCGTGACCGGGACCGTCCGGCGGCCCGGCGGCGGGAAGGCCGCGCGGGTCGGGCACGCTGCACGGCACGATGACCGCGACCGCGCCCCTCCCCCTCCTCGACGACCCCGGCGACCTCTCCGCGCTGCGGGCCGGCGGCGCCGACCCCGATGAGCTGTTCACGTCCTTCGCCGCGTGGGCCGAGGCGGGCGGCACGCCGCTGTACCCGGCGCAGGAGGAGGCGCTGATCGAACTGGTCAGCGGCGCGAACGTCGTCCTGGCGACGCCGACCGGCTCGGGCAAGTCGCTGGTGGCCACCGGCGTGCAGTACGCCGCGCTGGCCGGCGGACGGCGCAGCTTCTACACCGCCCCGATCAAGGCCCTGGTCAGCGAGAAGTTC
This region of Geodermatophilus bullaregiensis genomic DNA includes:
- a CDS encoding SDR family oxidoreductase, yielding MSSPRPESQPEQQQTPPGTLGEMDPRPDHGEESYRGSGRLTGKAAVVTGGDSGIGRAVAIAFAREGADVLISYLSEHEDAEDTAKYVREAGRTCVLVPGDISDRAHAKTIIPAAVEAFGKVDVLVNNAAFQMSHDTLEEVSDEEWDHTVATNLTAMFTLCKDAVPHMPSGGSIINSSSVNSDMPSPSLAPYAMTKAGIANFTASLAQMYAEKGIRANSVAPGPVWTPLIPATMPEEKVASFGQQVPMGRAAQPAELAPVYVLLAGDEASYVSGARVAVTGGNPIL
- the mmuM gene encoding homocysteine S-methyltransferase, whose translation is MDGVLPPLADALAAGPVVLDGGLSTELEARGHDVSSALWSARLLRDEPDAVVAAHAAFAAAGAQVATTASYQATVEGFGAAGVDRDEALALVARSVELARRGAPGGWVAGSVGPYGAALADGSEYTGAYADPGWTGRAGGGLTVAELRAFHRPRMAALAGAGADVLACETVPAAAEAEALLAEAEVLGVPVWLSLTTVVDEAGVARTRRGEPAADVFAMARGAGAVVAVGVNCTDPAAVGTALAAAAAAGTPLVAYPNSGESWDAGARRWTGTGGVDPAAAQGWMTAGARLVGGCCRVGPAGIAALARTVGNRVGRRDLGHRGL